A single region of the Acidimicrobiales bacterium genome encodes:
- a CDS encoding matrixin family metalloprotease has protein sequence MSYRKRLPAKRLGLGLVATALLVSSFSGALLSQDSPTPDQGDHELHDRANNEAYAWANNPADRKWRVELPVSVRNLLTLTGAGTTRRADRVDNDPASGLALAGSTAMFADETGSALWPNCTPIRVTVDTVESSADSTAAALATRDAITELGELTGLEFTPTTDSTHTVGDNPAPQPNTIQIIWVNRDTGLLEDHELGAAEVWHRKVVDRLIVFQAIVLLSDEILTKHDLDTNTGGDFIRTTLIHELGHAVGIGHSVDDGSVMYPRLNRKASVTTADRAAFAYAGSRGC, from the coding sequence ATGAGTTATCGTAAACGACTTCCCGCCAAGCGACTTGGCCTCGGCCTGGTGGCCACCGCCCTCCTCGTCAGCTCCTTTTCCGGTGCGCTTCTCTCGCAAGATTCGCCGACACCCGACCAGGGCGACCACGAGTTGCACGACCGGGCCAACAACGAGGCCTACGCCTGGGCCAACAACCCGGCTGACCGGAAATGGCGAGTCGAGCTTCCGGTGTCCGTGCGCAACCTCCTTACCCTCACCGGGGCTGGCACCACCCGCCGCGCCGACCGGGTCGACAACGATCCAGCCTCCGGACTCGCCCTTGCAGGGAGCACGGCGATGTTCGCCGATGAGACCGGTTCCGCCCTGTGGCCCAACTGCACGCCGATCCGAGTCACGGTCGACACCGTCGAATCTTCGGCAGATAGCACAGCTGCCGCCCTGGCCACCCGGGATGCCATCACCGAACTTGGCGAACTCACCGGCCTGGAGTTCACCCCGACAACTGACTCAACTCACACCGTCGGAGACAATCCGGCACCCCAGCCCAACACCATCCAGATCATCTGGGTCAACCGTGACACCGGCCTACTCGAAGACCACGAACTCGGTGCAGCCGAGGTCTGGCACCGGAAGGTCGTAGACCGCCTCATCGTCTTCCAGGCGATCGTCCTGCTCTCCGACGAGATCCTCACCAAGCACGATCTCGACACGAACACAGGTGGAGACTTCATCCGGACCACCCTCATCCATGAACTCGGCCACGCAGTCGGCATTGGCCACAGCGTCGATGACGGCTCGGTCATGTATCCCAGGCTCAATAGGAAGGCTTCGGTAACCACCGCCGACCGGGCTGCGTTCGCCTATGCGGGCAGTCGGGGCTGCTGA
- a CDS encoding TetR/AcrR family transcriptional regulator, protein MSRPRDPELDAKIIEAATEEFHAVGYGSMSLGSIAVRAGVRPGAVYTRFRDKRDVLRAILEHVSTLRAERIRNLPGDDPYENLLYATRETHTSVSWEHAFTIPALALMGTEEANEVRDLIRDDMARNRHMELLRPALKQAVAAGVLPDNMSVNYASAMILGAYFTFRLGVDSEHWPADMPEKLLQTLGAKAP, encoded by the coding sequence GTGTCCCGCCCCCGAGACCCGGAACTCGACGCCAAGATCATCGAGGCGGCAACCGAGGAGTTCCACGCCGTCGGCTATGGCTCCATGAGCCTGGGGTCGATTGCCGTCCGGGCCGGTGTCCGCCCCGGTGCCGTCTACACCCGTTTCCGGGACAAACGCGATGTGTTACGAGCCATCCTCGAACATGTCTCAACCCTTCGGGCGGAACGGATACGAAACCTCCCCGGCGACGACCCCTACGAGAACCTTCTGTACGCCACTCGCGAGACGCATACTTCGGTCTCCTGGGAACACGCCTTCACAATCCCGGCCCTGGCGCTCATGGGCACCGAGGAGGCCAACGAGGTCCGGGATCTGATCCGCGACGACATGGCCCGTAACCGCCATATGGAACTTCTCCGCCCAGCACTCAAGCAGGCTGTTGCCGCAGGAGTCCTGCCGGACAACATGTCCGTCAACTACGCGTCAGCAATGATCCTCGGCGCCTACTTCACCTTCAGACTCGGCGTCGACTCCGAGCACTGGCCCGCCGACATGCCCGAAAAGCTCCTGCAAACTCTTGGAGCGAAGGCCCCTTAA
- a CDS encoding class I SAM-dependent methyltransferase, producing the protein MGDGDFDLADAYAVETPDDNRNLYARWADSYESGFIKENAYQYHLGVAGAFLASATPDDGPVLDVGCGTGLVGEALRLDHRCPSLLDGLDLSPEMLEQAGTKSTASGEAVYSSLHVGDLTAVLPLVGNSYGAVVSCGTFTHGHVGPDAFDELYRIARPGALFAIGINPDHFTAHGFEARFATDVAAGTIIEPTIHRVVTYGAGPNVDQTSPVAVFRLR; encoded by the coding sequence ATGGGTGACGGCGATTTCGACCTGGCTGATGCCTACGCGGTCGAGACTCCGGACGACAACCGAAACCTGTACGCCCGGTGGGCCGACAGCTACGAATCGGGGTTCATCAAGGAGAACGCCTACCAATACCACCTCGGGGTAGCAGGGGCCTTTCTCGCCTCGGCGACTCCTGACGACGGGCCGGTGCTCGATGTCGGTTGCGGCACCGGTCTGGTCGGTGAGGCGTTGCGGCTCGACCACCGCTGCCCGTCACTACTCGACGGCCTCGACTTGTCGCCGGAGATGTTGGAGCAGGCTGGCACCAAGTCGACAGCGTCGGGCGAGGCCGTCTACTCGAGTCTCCACGTGGGCGACCTGACAGCCGTGCTGCCCCTGGTCGGCAATTCCTACGGGGCCGTTGTCAGTTGTGGCACGTTCACCCATGGCCATGTGGGGCCCGACGCGTTCGACGAGCTGTATCGCATTGCCCGGCCAGGGGCGCTGTTCGCCATCGGAATCAACCCCGACCACTTCACGGCCCACGGCTTCGAGGCCCGGTTCGCCACTGATGTGGCCGCCGGAACCATCATCGAGCCGACCATCCATCGGGTGGTCACCTACGGTGCCGGACCCAACGTTGACCAGACGTCGCCGGTCGCCGTATTCCGTCTTCGCTGA